A stretch of DNA from Anaerobacillus isosaccharinicus:
CAAAGTTATTTTTAGATGCAGGGATCATTACCTTGACAGCTTTTATTTCACCATTTCGTGAAGATCGAGATTTAGTTCGATCGCTAGTGGAAGAAGGGGAATTTATTGAAATATTTGTAAATTCTTCACTAGAAACGTGTGAAAGTCGTGATCCAAAAGGCTTATACAAAAAAGCCAGAGCCGGTATTATTCCTGAATTTACAGGAATAAGCTCTCCATACGAACAACCGGAACATCCTGAGTTAACGATTGAAACCGACAAGCTTACTATCGAAGAAAGTGTCGCCAAAGTGTTACAGTATTTAGAGGAAAAGTCTATTTTGGGTGTCCGCTAACTTTCATTGGTGTCAGACACCATAAATGGACATTTCATCCAGAAAATCCACCTGGTACGGACAGATGAATAAACTTCGTCACTCCCTAATGCATAAGACAACCTGAAAGGGCCATATCCTTTAAAGAAAAAACATCGAGGTGAGTGCGTAATGAAGGGGATTGATTGGCAAATGGTTGCCTTTGTTGGGGTTTCGCTATTTCAAGAATATCTTATTAATATTCAATTACCAAAAGTCTATTTTTGGGATCAACAGTTTTCAAACCACCATGATGATAGAAAAATAGCATAGTGACAAGCTACAACTATTGGAGCAGCAATGTGCACCTCCAATAATCAACTAAAACTAAAAATAGAATGCAGAGTTTGCTCAAAACTGTTAATAGGCATAGGATAGGAATCCTAGCCATTTGACTACTTGAGCGAGCCCTGCATTTTTATATTTGTAATCTATTACTTTAGAAACCCACCTAACATTTTCATCATTGGGCTCACTTGATTTACTAAGCCCATAGCAGTCTGAACGCCACCACTAATTTTTTGAAAATCAATTTGACCTTGTTCATTTCTAAATATGGATTGCTTTGGTGCCTGCTGTGCAGGGACTTGCTGCTGATATGGGAACAATCCCTGCCGCTGTGGTTGTTGATAGTATTGCATTGGCGCTTGTGAAGTAGGATTTTGAAATCCTCCTTGTCGAGCCCCACCGAAAAGCCCTCGTCTTGGCTGTCTTTGTGGATAACCGATCATCTGTTGTGGTACTTGGTATTGTTGAAACTGTTGTTGTTGCAACATTCTACTTCTTTGTGGGAACAAATCATCAACCCCTTTCCTTTTTATTATTTACTCCTAACTATTCTAGCCTATGAATTTGAAATAGAACTGGCACGGTTAATAACTATGAGACTAACAAATTCAGGCTAAATACTACTAGTTGAATAGCCTTTTTTTGAAAAAAGTAGAATATGTACAATCAATTAAAAGAGAGCTTAATACAATAGTTAGAGAAAAGGAGGTTTTGGGATGAGTTATTACCATCTTTGTTGCCAGCACAAAGGCAAGGTTGTTCACATTTATGAAAAAAGTGGAAAAGTACACTACGGAAAGATTGTGGAGGTAGATAGAGAGTATGTTTGGATTGATCGATCGGTAGCAGGAAGCCCAAGAGGATTCGGTTACGGCGGTTATGGCTATGGCGGCTACGGTTATGGAGGCTATGGGCATGGTGCCTACGGTCATGGCGCCTTCGGTCATCGTAGAAATCCTTTTCTTGCCCCTGTTGCTCTTGCAGCAGTCGGTGGCTTAGCGCTAGGTGCAGCATTTTTCTGGTAAAAAATTCAAAGGCTGTCTCTTTTGAGGCAGTTCTTTTTTCGTTATAAGCACTAATTCATTGAAGTTTAATATCACATGAAAATTTCTAAGAACACTTCCACACTACGCCGATAAAGATAATGATGGGACCACTTATATAAATGGAGCAATTCAAGTTTTAAAATAAATAATATAAAGAAAAAGGCACGCCATTTTTGACGTGCCTTCGTAATTCTAGATTAGTATAACCAAGACGCTCCGATAATTACTAGCAAAATAAATAAAACTAGAATTAACGCGAAACCACTTGCTGCTCCTGTAGTTGGTGCTCCTGTTGGAAGACATCCTGCCATGAAAAAAACCTCCTTTAAATTTAAGGTACAATTTAACGTATGCACCGCGGACTAAATTGTTAATGGAAGCCTCTAAAATAGGCATTTATCTAGGTATGAATTGGCCAAGCATCGCATAAAATTTTAGTAATTGAGTGAATTTCATAATTACCAAAAATAGGTCATATTAGACTAGATGTTGTAGCAAGAGTAATACGGATCTAAACATCGGATCTTAATGGCAAGAAAATTGAATGATGAAATTCATTAAAGATTTCAAAATAATTAATGGAGGGGAAAAGATGGAAAATACACTTATATTGTTTGCATTTGCTCTTTTAGTATCGGTAGTGATCCACGAGTTTGGACATTTTGTAGCGTTTCGTCTTTTTGGTGGTAGGGTAGAGGAGTTTGCAATAGGTTTTGGTCCTTCACTTCTGCAAAAAAAGATCGGGAAAAGCACATTTTCATTACGACTTTTTCCATTAGGTGGATATGTTCAGCCGAATGGAAAAGATTTTCGTCGTTATAATTACTATAAAAAAATGATCTTTTTTTCAGCAGGGATTTTTATGAATTTTGTTTTGTATTTTGTTAGTTTTGGGTTTGCTAGTATAAGTCACGGAAAAAGTTTTATTAATGGCTTAGTTGTCGCCATGGATGGCCTTATTTATATAGTTAGTAATATAGGTGAACTTTTTCGGTCACTAAGAATTGACTTATTGTTCAGTAGTCAAGGAAGCATTGAATCCCAAATGCAAATCGTTCATGGGTTTGGTAGCAGTGTTGATTTTTGGATGATGATAGCTGTCATTAACATAACCCTAATTTTTATTAACAGCTTACCATTTCCATCCTTAGATGGAGGGCGAATTGTCGTTACCTCTGTAGAGCATCTCCTTTTAAAAGTTGGCGTTGCCAAGGAAAAAATCGAAAAAGTGACGAATCCGTTATACTACTTTTCATGGGTATTATTAATGGCTCTCATTGGTTTGCAAATAATATCGGCAAACACATTTCAATTTATTGAAGACACTAAGTACTTAGGCGAAAGTTATGGAATGAATAATTTAGAAATTTTCCTCTGGACGAGTTTATGTATCGTATTTTTTATTAATATCTATATTTTTATAAGTAATCGCTTTACGAAGATGAAACGAGCATAACAAAAAAGCCGGTTTTCTCTTTTGGAGAACCGGCTATGTTTTATTATGTAACTAGAGGCTATATCTTTTGCTTGGCTTTTTTATTTGTTAACCCCACTTGCTTCAAATATGATTGGAAAATAATTGAATACCCATAAATAAAAAATAATAATAATAAATGAAGCTAAAATTGCCTGGCCTTGTCTTACTTGTGCAAGTCTTAATATTGGGTACATCGTTAAATAAAAAAAGAATGTCCAACCAATATGCCAACCATTTGTATAATGAAAATAACCCATCTCTTTAGCAATTAACTCCAGTAGAACAGAAGTAATGATCCATTTTCCGTAATACCAACTTTTTCGATGTGTTGGATAGAAACTAAGAAAAAGGATCGTCCAGCAGGGAAAAATAATAAAGCAATAGATTGATTTAGTTAGAAATTCATTTACGATTGGTTTTCTAAGTTCCCACAACCATCTACCTGTACTATGACCGAGGAAATGGTAATAAAGATTAAATAGAGCAAAAAAGAGAAATGGTACAAATGAGTCTCTCCATTTATGCCATTTACGTGAAAGTAGTAACCCGAGAATCATTCCAAAGGTCAATGAATAATGAAACAAGTTGATCCCTCCCCGTTGAAAAATCCTAGTATATTTTACATACTGATTTTATAGTGCCCTTTTTATGAAATTTATTTCGTAGGATTTTGACCGAAATACTCCGTGTGTATTACGGTGTAATCGGTAGGTTAACGATAGAGAATGATGTATCTTTACAATTAGCAAAAAAAATTTTATTAAGTATTAAAGTATTTAGTCCTGCTAAAATGTCACCTGACTTAGAAGAATTTTACAAATTATAAGTTTATTGGCGATGTCAAGGAGAACTAAAAAAGATAGATTTCGCAGTTTTGCTTTTGCGTAATCTATCTTTTTTTAGTTTCTATGTTTTAAAACCAGCGGCTAGTTACCATTTTCTTTCGTGTGAAAAATTCGACTCCATCTTTTCCGTTAGCATGAAGATCGCCGTAAAAGGATTTTTTCCACCCGGAGAATGGGAAGAAGGCCATTGGCGCTGGAATGTTAACATTTACTCCGAGCATACCTGCTTCTATTGTTTCACGGAATTGGCGAACTGCCTTTCCACTTGATGTATAGAGGACAGCTCCATTTGCAAACTCAGATTTATTGGCTATCGATATAGCTTCTTCTAAATCTTTTACTCGAACGATACTTAAGACGGGTGCAAAAATTTCGTCTTTCCAAATTTGCATTTCCTCTGTTACGTGGTCAAAAATTGTTGCACCTAGAAAGTAGCCTTTCTCATTTTCCCTAACATCAATTCTACCGTCTCGAAGCAATCTGGCCTGTTCTTTCTCGCCTAATTCAATATAATTCTTTACTCGATGGAGGTGTGATTGGCGGATAACAGGACCCATAAAAACATCTGGATCTATGCCGTTGCCCATCTTTATTTCGTTTGCTGCTTGGACAAGCCTTTCCACAAATTCGTTAGCAATTTCATCAACGACAGTGACTACGGCGCAAGCCATACAACGCTCACCTGCACTACCGAAAGCTGCACCAATAATACCTTGTATTGCTTTATCAATATTACAATCGGCTAAAACAATAGAGTGGTTTTTTGCCCCTGCTAATGCTTGGACTCTCTTGCCATTTGCCGCAGCAGACTTATAAATATATTCTGCAACGGGTTGAGATCCAACGAAGGAGACTGCTTTAATATCCTCATGCTCTAAAATACCGTTTACAACATCCTGTGCACCGTGAACGATATTTAAGACTCCGTTTGGTAGGCCGGCTTCTGTGAAAAGTTCAACTAAACGTTCTGCAAGTAGTGGAGTTCGTTCAGATGGCTTTAAGACGAAAGTATTTCCACAACTAATTGCTAGCGGGAACATCCAGCATGGGACCATCATTGGAAAGTTAAATGGAGTTATTCCACCAACAACCCCAATTGGATAGCGATACATAGCCGATTCCATGTCTGAGGCGATATCAGGGAGAACAGAGCCCATCATTAAAGTAGGCGCGCCTGCTGCGAATTCAACACATTCAAGTCCTCTCTGTACTTCACCCCGAGCCTCTTCCAAATTTTTTCCGTTTTCTTTCGTAATTAACATAGCTAACTCTTCAGCATGTTTTATAATCAGCTGTTGAAAGCTGAAGAGGATACGAGCTCTTTTAGGAACTGGTGTTTTTTTCCAAGTTATAAAAGCTTCTGCTGCAGCTTTTACCGCTAAGTCTACATCTTCTTTTGTAGATAATGGTACTTCAGCTAAAACTTCGCCAGTTGCTGGATTAAATACTTTTTCTGTTGTTCCTGAGGTTGATGCTACCCATTCTCCATTAATATAATTCTTTAACTGTTTATTTGTTTTGATCTTCATACTGTTTCCCCTTTTCTGTCGAGTGTTTCATTGCCTGAAAATTGAAAGTTAAAGCATACTTTATATAATTCTACTATTTCTTCTTTTGTTGGTACCCTCGGATTATTTCTAGGACTGCCACTAGCCAGAGCATCACTAGCCATTTTATCAATGACTTGGCTAAAAACTTCTTCATCAATGCCCCATAATTTTAAGTTAGGGATATCTAAATCTAAACAAAGTTTCTTAACTTCTTCAACTGCAAGCAATGCACTTTCAACGTTGGATAGTGTTGTTTTTTTAGAGAATATTTCACCAAGCTTGGCAAGCTGGTCAATACACTCCGCTTGGCTAAATTCTAATACTGCTGGAAGTAGCATTGCATTTGAAACGCCATGTGGGACATGGAATAGGGCGCCAATTGGGCGGGACATACCATGAACTAAACATACTGATGAATTTGAAAAGGCAATTCCTGCTTGCATCGAACCTAACGCCATCGCTTCTCTTGCATTTAAGTCTTCTCCATTAGCGTAAGCACTCCGAATATTGTTTACAATTAGGTCCATGGCAGATAGGGCTAATACATCTGTCATTGGATGAGCTTTTTTTGATAAAAAAGCTTCAACAGCATGACTAAGGGCATCTACACCAGTTGCAGCAGTCACTGATTTAGGAGAAGAAACTGTTAAAATTGGATCAACAATAGCAACACTTGGTATAAATGCTGGTTGCTTGATCATCATTTTCACATCACTTTTTGTATTTGTTATGACTGTTACATCTGATACTTCTGAACCAGTTCCTGCGGTTGTTGGAATTGAGATGTGAGGAACCGCTTTTTTGTCGGCAAGTTTGTTTCCTCCCATATAATCACCGATATATCCTCCATTAGTTGCTACAATGGCAACTGCTTTAGCTGTATCAATACAACTTCCTCCACCTAGTGAGATAATTAGGTCGCAGGCTTCTTCTGTAAATAATTTTAGTGACTCATCGACATAAATATCGATTGGCTCACTTTTGATGTCTAAATATATTGCATGATTCACTTTGTAGGCATTTAAAAACTGTATACATTGATCAATATATCCTAGGTCGTTCATAATCGGGTCGCTTATAATAAGTGCTTTCTTTCCTCTGGAAGCTGCTTCTTTTCCAACTGTTTCAAAAGATCCTCTGCCATAAAATATTGTTTCAGGCATTTTTAATGATGAGAATGTGTTCAATCTTAACCCCTCCTTACGTAGTTTCATTTATATCAATGCAAACTTTATGCCAATTTATAAGAATCTTTCTAGAAAATTAAAGAATTACCCTAAAGCTAGCTTACTTTTATAGCTGTATGTTTTTCTAAGCATCCACAATAAAAAAAAGACACTTCTGATAAAGTGTCCGATTATTCCGACAACAATTAAAAAAGTGTCGGGAAGTGCAGGGGAGGTGTCGGAAAATCCCTACAAATTAAATTGTTTTAGTTTGTCATACAAAGTTGAACGGTGAATTCCTAGTTTCCTTGCTGCTTTTGCCTTGTTTCCATTTGTTTCTTTCAGCGCATTGGTGATTATTTCTCTCTCTTCTAATTTTTTTTCCGCTTTTAACTCGAGGAAAATAGTAGAAGTTTGTTTATCTATTTCAAGCTTTTCAACCATAGGATAACTTGGTTGAAGGGTGATTGAAGTCTGGTTAAAAAGCAAAGACACGTCAGATGCGGATATTTCCTTTTTTTCAACTAAACTTATCATTCTTTCTACTATATTTACCAGTTCACGAATATTTCCAGGCCATTCATAGGACAATAATTGAACTAAAGCTTTATTTGTTAATTGCTTAGTAGAAATATTATATTTTTGGCAAATTTCTTCAATATAGTAGCTCAATAAAAGTGGGATATCTTCTTTTCTTTCTCTTAAAGGAGGAATGTGTAATCGAATGATATTTAACCGGTAATATAAGTCTTCTCGAAATGTACCTTGTTGTACCATTTGTTCTATAGCTTTATTTGTAGCAGTAATGATTCTTGTATTCGTTCGGTAAGGCTTCACTCCACCGACACGTATCCCTTCTTTTTCTTGCAGTACTCTTAAAATTTTTGATTGCATTGATAAGGGCATATCTCCAATTTCATCTAAAAACAACGTTCCTTCATGAGCAAGTTCAAACTTGCCAGGCTTTCCTCCCTTACGAGCTCCTGTAAACGCTCCATCTTCATACCCAAATAACTCTGATTCTAGTAAATGATCAGGAATCGCGGCGCAATTGACACTGATAAAGGGTCCATCACAGTATGGACTTAAATGATGAATACTTTGAGCAAAAAGCTCTTTTCCTGTTCCACTTTCACCTGTGATTAAAACAGTAGCAAGAGTCTTCGCTGCTTTTCTTGCTAGTTGTTTAGTTTGTGCGATCTTATCACTTTTTCCGATAATTTTTTCTAATGTTATCTTTCGTTTTTCTTCAGGAATAACAAGATTGTTTGAATGGATTATTGATTTCCTATCTGTTTGTTGATGTTTTTCTAAAATTTTATAAAGTTCGGAAACACCCTCAAAGATTAACATTCCAATAACTGCAATCACTCGTCCATCTTTGCGAATTGGAATTCGGTGTACAATCATTTCTTGTCCATTTATGATTTGTAGTGATCCGCGCTCAGGTATTCCTGACTCAAGAACATTGTGTAGTCGTGTATTTTCAATAATTTTGGTTACATGTTGTCCTAATGCTTCAGCTTTTTTAATGCCGGTAAAGCGACTATAAGCATCATTAAAGTGAATAATTTCGGCTGATTCATTAACAACAACAATGCCTTCGTACGCACTATCTAAAATAGTACTTAATATATCAAGTGAGTGTTCTTGATAGTTGTTCATTATTTTTTCTCCTTTTATGGTTTTAATAGCTGAGTGAATTTCATAATTACCAAAAACAAGCCATACCAAACTATATATAGTTACGAGAGTTAACCCTATTGTAAACTATTTTCTGAATGTTTTAAATTATTTATAAATAGAGCTTCTTTTTAATGAATTTTCAAAAAAAATAGAATAGTATTAGACATAGAGTTTTTTTCTGCTCTACTTGTAAACTTACTAGAAAGGAGAATTTTGTTTTGATGAGTATTTCAAATGATAAGCTAAAAAATTACGCTGAAATGTTTGAATTAATACATAACGGGATTTGTATTATTAATAATCAAGGGTTAATCGTTTATTGCAATAAGTCTTGCCTAGTATCATTAAATACCACTGAAGATGACGTTATCGGAAATTATATTAATAGTATTGTAGATGAACCTTTAGAAATGGTGTTTAGACAAGGAATTACTTGCTCCAATGTTTTACGCATAGTCGGTAATCAAACTCTATTAGTTAATCAAGCTCCTATTTATGAAAATGGGCAAATAATCGGTGCTATTCACATGTTTCAGAACGTTTCTGAATTAAATAGTATCATTCATGGAACTGGAGAAAAGGAATCCTCCCAAATAAAGGAGGTACTTGAATTACTTTACCATGGGATTGTAATTGTTGATAAAGAGGGATTCATTACAATGATGAACCAACCATACTGTTCTTTATTAGGTTTAAATATGGACGATGTAATTGGTAAACATGTTACAGAGGTATTACCGAATAGTAAGATGCATATCGTCGTAAAAACTGGACAATCACACTACGGAGATTTTATGACCCTAAATGGTAGGGATATTATTGTTATGCGTCATCCTATTAGAAAAAATGGAGAAATCGTAGGTGCTATTGGAAAAGTAATGTTCACAGACGTCGAAGATTTAAAAACGTTAACCCAGCGTTTAAACATCGTTGAAACTAAATACAACTATTATAAAAAGGAATTAAAACGAATACGGGGAGCGAAGTATTCGTTTGATCAAATCGTCGGAGATAATGAAAAAATGGTAGAAGCTAAAAGCTTGGCCAAAAGAGTAGCTAATAGTCGGTCTACTGTGCTAATAGGGGGAGAGAGTGGAACGGGAAAAGAGCTTTTCGTTCATGCGATTCATGAAGCAAGTAATCGCTCAGATGGCCCGTTAGTTCGCATTAATTGTGGAGCCATCCCAGCCAATATTCTCGAATCAGAATTGTTTGGTTATGAGGAAGGGGCTTTTACTGGAGCTAAAAAAGGTGGGAGACTTGGAAAAATAGAACAGGCCGAAGGAGGAACTTTATTTTTAGATGAAATTGGTGATATGCCCCTACATATGCAGGTAAAATTACTTCGTGTTCTTCAGGAGAAGGAAGTCGAGCGTCTAGGCGGTAACGAGGTAAACCAAGTTAATATAAGAGTTATTGCTGCAACAAACAGATCATTAGATGAAATGGTCAAAAAAGGTGAGTTTCGTGAAGACTTATTTTATCGCCTGAATGTGTTTCATATTCACATCCCCCCATTACGAGACCGTGGACAAGATGTAATGAATACTGCACATTTCTTACTAGGCAAATTATGTGATGAACTTGGTATAACAATTAAAGGCTTTGACCGACAAGTTGAACAGCTTTTTACTAATTATCATTGGCCTGGTAATGTTCGAGAAATGGAAAATGTTATTGAAAGGGCAATTCACTTAGCAGGACCGGGGTCATATATATGTCTTCAACATCTTTCGATTCATTTGCAGAATTTAACAGAAGAATTAAACGATTTCAGTGGCTTTTCATTAGAAAAAGAAATAGAAATGGCAGAAATAAAGGCGATAAAACGTGCTCTAAAAACGACAAAAGGGCACAAGATAAAAGCTGCTGAAGTCCTTGGTATACATCGTGCAAGCCTTTATCGGAAACTAGAAAAATATAATTTAGTGGAATATATCAGCGATTAATAGTGGTGTCGCAAATTTGAAACATGTATCAAATTTGCGACATTATGAAAACGCTTACTAAAAACGGTATTTTTATGAATTCTTTGTGAACAAGACTGTTTTTTTCTGTCTCATTTATGCGACAAAACAATCTTGTTACTCCTATTAAAGGTTAAGACATCTTCTATTTAATGCTACATTAAGAAAAAAAATTAAATCCTTTACGATCCCCTGATTTGAACCATCCTATTATTTTAAATATTCCCAATAATCTTAAAATATAAATAATGTTTTCGTTTTTGGCACGATTATTGCAATATAAATGTAATGGCGGAAAGAAAAGGGGGTACATAGTTTGGATATTAAAAATAAGGTTGTTCTCATTACAGGAGCTGCAAGTGGAATTGGCTTGGAAATAGCTCAATCTTTTGCTATGAATGGAGCGAAAGTAGTGATAACCGACATAAATGATGATCAAATTGAAACCCAAGTCTCGGTTTTACAAGCAGCTGGTTATGAAGTAGTAGGGAAAAAATGCAATGTTTGTTATGAGGATGACATAAAACGTGCCATAGACTTTACTGTTGAGAAATATGAAAGATTGGACGTATTAATTAATAATGCTGGGCTTCAATATGTTTCTCCGGTAGAAGAGTTTCCAACTGATCGATTTGAATTACTAATAAAAGTCATGTTGACCGGTCCATTTTTAGCAATAAAGTATG
This window harbors:
- a CDS encoding iron-containing alcohol dehydrogenase; the encoded protein is MNTFSSLKMPETIFYGRGSFETVGKEAASRGKKALIISDPIMNDLGYIDQCIQFLNAYKVNHAIYLDIKSEPIDIYVDESLKLFTEEACDLIISLGGGSCIDTAKAVAIVATNGGYIGDYMGGNKLADKKAVPHISIPTTAGTGSEVSDVTVITNTKSDVKMMIKQPAFIPSVAIVDPILTVSSPKSVTAATGVDALSHAVEAFLSKKAHPMTDVLALSAMDLIVNNIRSAYANGEDLNAREAMALGSMQAGIAFSNSSVCLVHGMSRPIGALFHVPHGVSNAMLLPAVLEFSQAECIDQLAKLGEIFSKKTTLSNVESALLAVEEVKKLCLDLDIPNLKLWGIDEEVFSQVIDKMASDALASGSPRNNPRVPTKEEIVELYKVCFNFQFSGNETLDRKGETV
- the cysC gene encoding adenylyl-sulfate kinase, giving the protein MSENIVWHETTISKVDRQKQKKHKSCILWFTGLSGSGKSTLANAVEKKLILQNVHSYVLDGDNVRHGLNKDLGFSDEDRKENIRRIGEVSKLFLDAGIITLTAFISPFREDRDLVRSLVEEGEFIEIFVNSSLETCESRDPKGLYKKARAGIIPEFTGISSPYEQPEHPELTIETDKLTIEESVAKVLQYLEEKSILGVR
- a CDS encoding CBO0543 family protein, whose translation is MFHYSLTFGMILGLLLSRKWHKWRDSFVPFLFFALFNLYYHFLGHSTGRWLWELRKPIVNEFLTKSIYCFIIFPCWTILFLSFYPTHRKSWYYGKWIITSVLLELIAKEMGYFHYTNGWHIGWTFFFYLTMYPILRLAQVRQGQAILASFIIIIFYLWVFNYFPIIFEASGVNK
- a CDS encoding site-2 protease family protein, encoding MENTLILFAFALLVSVVIHEFGHFVAFRLFGGRVEEFAIGFGPSLLQKKIGKSTFSLRLFPLGGYVQPNGKDFRRYNYYKKMIFFSAGIFMNFVLYFVSFGFASISHGKSFINGLVVAMDGLIYIVSNIGELFRSLRIDLLFSSQGSIESQMQIVHGFGSSVDFWMMIAVINITLIFINSLPFPSLDGGRIVVTSVEHLLLKVGVAKEKIEKVTNPLYYFSWVLLMALIGLQIISANTFQFIEDTKYLGESYGMNNLEIFLWTSLCIVFFINIYIFISNRFTKMKRA
- a CDS encoding YppG family protein, with amino-acid sequence MFPQRSRMLQQQQFQQYQVPQQMIGYPQRQPRRGLFGGARQGGFQNPTSQAPMQYYQQPQRQGLFPYQQQVPAQQAPKQSIFRNEQGQIDFQKISGGVQTAMGLVNQVSPMMKMLGGFLK
- a CDS encoding YjcZ family sporulation protein; the protein is MAGCLPTGAPTTGAASGFALILVLFILLVIIGASWLY
- a CDS encoding sigma-54 interaction domain-containing protein; translated protein: MNNYQEHSLDILSTILDSAYEGIVVVNESAEIIHFNDAYSRFTGIKKAEALGQHVTKIIENTRLHNVLESGIPERGSLQIINGQEMIVHRIPIRKDGRVIAVIGMLIFEGVSELYKILEKHQQTDRKSIIHSNNLVIPEEKRKITLEKIIGKSDKIAQTKQLARKAAKTLATVLITGESGTGKELFAQSIHHLSPYCDGPFISVNCAAIPDHLLESELFGYEDGAFTGARKGGKPGKFELAHEGTLFLDEIGDMPLSMQSKILRVLQEKEGIRVGGVKPYRTNTRIITATNKAIEQMVQQGTFREDLYYRLNIIRLHIPPLRERKEDIPLLLSYYIEEICQKYNISTKQLTNKALVQLLSYEWPGNIRELVNIVERMISLVEKKEISASDVSLLFNQTSITLQPSYPMVEKLEIDKQTSTIFLELKAEKKLEEREIITNALKETNGNKAKAARKLGIHRSTLYDKLKQFNL
- a CDS encoding CoA-acylating methylmalonate-semialdehyde dehydrogenase, encoding MKIKTNKQLKNYINGEWVASTSGTTEKVFNPATGEVLAEVPLSTKEDVDLAVKAAAEAFITWKKTPVPKRARILFSFQQLIIKHAEELAMLITKENGKNLEEARGEVQRGLECVEFAAGAPTLMMGSVLPDIASDMESAMYRYPIGVVGGITPFNFPMMVPCWMFPLAISCGNTFVLKPSERTPLLAERLVELFTEAGLPNGVLNIVHGAQDVVNGILEHEDIKAVSFVGSQPVAEYIYKSAAANGKRVQALAGAKNHSIVLADCNIDKAIQGIIGAAFGSAGERCMACAVVTVVDEIANEFVERLVQAANEIKMGNGIDPDVFMGPVIRQSHLHRVKNYIELGEKEQARLLRDGRIDVRENEKGYFLGATIFDHVTEEMQIWKDEIFAPVLSIVRVKDLEEAISIANKSEFANGAVLYTSSGKAVRQFRETIEAGMLGVNVNIPAPMAFFPFSGWKKSFYGDLHANGKDGVEFFTRKKMVTSRWF
- a CDS encoding sigma 54-interacting transcriptional regulator; its protein translation is MSISNDKLKNYAEMFELIHNGICIINNQGLIVYCNKSCLVSLNTTEDDVIGNYINSIVDEPLEMVFRQGITCSNVLRIVGNQTLLVNQAPIYENGQIIGAIHMFQNVSELNSIIHGTGEKESSQIKEVLELLYHGIVIVDKEGFITMMNQPYCSLLGLNMDDVIGKHVTEVLPNSKMHIVVKTGQSHYGDFMTLNGRDIIVMRHPIRKNGEIVGAIGKVMFTDVEDLKTLTQRLNIVETKYNYYKKELKRIRGAKYSFDQIVGDNEKMVEAKSLAKRVANSRSTVLIGGESGTGKELFVHAIHEASNRSDGPLVRINCGAIPANILESELFGYEEGAFTGAKKGGRLGKIEQAEGGTLFLDEIGDMPLHMQVKLLRVLQEKEVERLGGNEVNQVNIRVIAATNRSLDEMVKKGEFREDLFYRLNVFHIHIPPLRDRGQDVMNTAHFLLGKLCDELGITIKGFDRQVEQLFTNYHWPGNVREMENVIERAIHLAGPGSYICLQHLSIHLQNLTEELNDFSGFSLEKEIEMAEIKAIKRALKTTKGHKIKAAEVLGIHRASLYRKLEKYNLVEYISD